The DNA window TCCAGTAATTCAATTGCATCAGAAAATTGTAACAAgggaaaggcctcagaagccacgggGAAGACACCTGCACCGGAGCTATGGGAGAGAGCACAGCGCTTCAACTGCTCTCCCCCAAACTTCTCTCATTGgccaaaccccacccccaccccactaccACCACTAATTTAATTTAGCATTTTGCAATTTACAACCGAAGTTTTGATCAAGTTTTTGTATTTTGTACACGCCAGTTCCTCTTATTTTGGATCTATTTAgtggagatatcctgaaaaccaggcctgcttagtgcaatggttagagccttggcaccctgaggttgtgggttcgaatcccgcactgctccttgtgaccctgggcaagtcaattaatccccattgccccagggacattagacagagtgggagcccgccaggacagttagggaaaatgcttgagtacctgaataatttgtaatgcgCATAGAATTAATTATAAAAAGTGGTGACAGTTTATCCAGATCTAATTAGCAACAAGACTTTACACCAACCCATTACACAGTGCCAGCATAGTAGGGAAATGGTGCTGCTTCAATTGAAAAAGATTTTCTCCTTCCGACTGGAGCGTGTTCAGTCTGTACCTTTCTTTTTCACCTGGCACTTAACGTCTGGGTGGTCGATGATCTCACAGAGAGCCACACAACTGAGTCTTGAGCCCAGAAGGCTGTGCTGCCAACCCTGCCCGTAGGGGCTGTAGAGCAGGGCCAGACTCAGGTCGCTGGTCAGATAGGTTCCCTCTCCAAATAATGAGGTCTGTAAGAGAAGtgggagaagagaaggctcaggcATGAGAGGCGACACAGCTAAAGGCATCTTATCTTAACCCTAAAAGCCATTACATGCAATAGGGTGCTTTCATTGCCATCGATTCTGTGGTCACACTCTTTACTATTATGAACACATAGTGTTTATAGGGCTCCAGCAGCTGTGTGCAAGAAAATATGCACAGTATAGTTACAATGCTCTTACCCCAAAGAGGCTGAACTTAAAAAGGAGCTGCTTGAGGTTACAGAAGCCTCAGTTCAGCAAAATTCCTGCATTAACTAAACTGACAGATAAATAGACATTAAGGCTTGCAACATTTTTCTGCATGTGCAAACATAATAGTATTTGGGCCAACCTGGGGGTAAGGATACACAtccctacttcacagggctttggTTCTCCACATACCTCCCAAAGGGTGTTCTGTTTTGGTTTTTAAGGCCCTTGTGAGTAGGCCAGAAACAGGTTCTGTGAgaagggccctttctgaggcaaTGGCTCCTACCTTGTTGAGGTGACAGTGCAGGCCACTGTGAAGGATGGAATGGAAGTTTTCCAAACGACTCCCGTGGAAGGCGTAGATGAGGTCTCTGTTTCCCCTCACATCTGCAAAGTTGGTGTTCGTCTGGTCACAGTACACTATTTCAAACAGGAAGTCAGGGCTAGGCACAGCAGAACTGGAAAATCCTGTCAGTTCTCGGACTCTCTCATACTAAAACAGCAAGGGATTCTAAACCTTATTTTTAAGTATGCATTAACATGACCCTTAACATGTCAAATTCATTTCTAAACTTGCACTTTCTTTCCCTGCTATAAGCATTTCCATGTATAACAAAAATGATCCAAGATGGAAGATACTATGAACAGCTATACAACCTTTATTTCTATGCGTTCACACTACTTTACCGCTTTATAAATATTTACAAATCTACTAGAAATAAGCCAGTGCAACAGTTCAATGCTTGTGCCcacccaagggaagtggtggagaggaaaacagtgatggaattcaaaaaagcatgggatcaaaatagaggatctttaattagaaaacaaaggatgtaaattaaagaactgagGCCTGCATAGTCTGTGTcctatatgtggtgatttggtgtaggatgggctgggggagggcatcaatgggaacgccATTAACTTGGATcgtgaggatgttactggccagactttacagtagatatcctgaaaacaggatggttggataggctggagtgagcttggacggcaacttcagcatttggaacttaggacaatacTAGACTTTATAAtctagcccagaaatagcaaagagacaacttaatctaatcatgtattttttaatgggtataacttttgggcagactggatggaccgttcaggtctttatctgccgccatttactatgttactaaataaAAGGGCAATATTGCAGAAATGAGGGGGGAGACAGGATGGACTTGGCTTTGGTCAAGGCCGACACCTAGTGGATAGCCTAAGATTGCAGGATTCATGAAGCAGCTCTTGCCCAGAGTAGTTGCTACAAAGACCAAGCTATACTGAGagagggcgctggtctttgaccagagggctgccgcatgagaggactgctgggcatgatgaaccacgggtctgacccagcagcggcaattcttatgttcttatgtagaggaGGTGGGGAATATAAAAGAGAGGAAATGCGGCTCAAGACATCAGGCCTCAGCTCTGCTTCTGTTTGACTTGAAGGCCCAGAGGGTCAAACAAAAATCTGCCAGCACTAGGAAGGCCACAGACGATCTCTTACTACGCAAATTAACTGACAGTGGTGTTTgatcagtttttttattgtattatgttattgtaatccacttaggatTTCAGCagaatataagtttttaaaataaatagaaacatgatggcagataaaggccaaatggcccatctagtctgcccacccacagtaaccattatctctttctctctctgagatcccacgtgcctatctcaggccctcttcaattcagacacagtctctgtttccaagCAGAGCAGACCATAGCCATTTTGTGTTTCAGGTTCATTATTATAAAGCAATTTTGATTTTAAAATTCTTTACTGTCATCTGGGGTAAAGATTAGTTATTGAGTTATTTACCCCTGAGAGACCATAATGTTTTCAGTCGCTAGGTTTTTAATAAAAGAAGATTTTTGTTCAAGTGATGACCACTACATGTATATTCTGTGTTTAATTTCTGAAAGAATGCAAACATTATTTTCTCTGATTCAGTTGTCATCATTCAAACACAAGACTTATGGGAGGATTTGAGTGCAGGTCCCATCAGGGCACAGAGGAGTCTACATCAGCAATggtatccctccagccagcaccGATTTCCTTAGCTGCCTATGCATGCCTCTCAGAACAAGTGTGAAAAAGAATGCCCTCCCACCCCCgccaatggaggagggtaaatagtggagtgccacagggatctgtattgggaccgctgctatttataaatgatctggaaattgaaatgacaaatgaggtgtTTAACTTTGTagacgacactaaactgttcattacattacattagtgatttctattccgcttgtgccttgcgggtctaggcggattacaaattataagagatctggacattaccgagagaattgtgtaacaaagattatctagagaaattacataacagattatctagagaaattacataacagttcatagttgttaaaacgcatgcggactgtGCATAAAAACCATCgatcccagtatggctattcttatgttcatctaaCTCCATGAAACCATATGCTAATACTGAAGCACCTATGGAGGAAGTGAACAAAAGTACATTCGGAAGTCAAAGCTGGGGTAATTTGCTCCCTTGTTCTGTTAGAGCAGAGGTAAGTCTGAAATGAGATTCTCCAGTACAGCCCTCACTAGATCTTCGTATCATACAATTCAAGTCCAGTCTGTGACGACTGAAGACCCAGTTCTTGGGCACAAGTAAAACTTGGCTATACAGTAAATAACCAATGGAGTCGGGAACTGGACATTTTACCTCATTTTTCTTTGCACTTTTCACAGTTACGCTCTTCGATGATAAAACCCACATCAGCAGATTCCAGGCCCTTTCATTGGGTTCAAATCCGGAGTCCAGAAATGCTTTTAAGTTTGGTAAAGCATTAGTGTCTGCAAACTAACAAGAAAAATATGTCAGTTAATAACCAAAAAAGAGATACCCTAAATGGTTCATAGTCTGCACCATAAACCCTCTGAAATGGGCGAGCATGAtagagacaagtttcaagtttcaagtttatttagctcttgatgaatcgcctatttcgaattttctaggcgatgtacataataaaataaagcaactttaaacataacataaaattccaataataactaacatgaaaagagggaaagggggtaaagttacaataagggcgcaggaaaaaaagggaaaaacaaaaggtagggtaaataaTTTAAAAGCACACTTTGtgaatattaattaaaacaaaatagataatttagaatttttaaaggtcataagcatccttaaacaaataagtttttaaaaaatttttaaaagctgaaatatcttgttctattctaatgtactggggaagggagttccaccattgtggacctgcgacagtgaacatatctgctcttctcgttccgatgatttttaaagaagggacagaTAGTAAATTTAATTCGGATGAACGTAAAGATCGTTGGGGTATGTATGGAATCAGCGATTTAGATATAAATTGTGGTTCACTAGATGTCAGGGTCTTAAAGACAGTCAAATATCTTGAAGGCATAAATAATGCAGTGGAAAAGAAAGCCTGGAAGAAGCCGTCATGTGTGGTACAAAGCATGGAAGAGAAGGGCAGAAGACCTTTGATGAGAGGATCCTTGGATATGAGGATCAAGCTTCCATTATTGAATCGAAATGCTCTTTCCCCCTCTCGTCTGATGTCTGGAAAAAACTGACATTTttccaaataattttttaataatagTATATTTGTTTTGGAGTTATTACTAGGTGTTGCTACAAAACTGGATGAGCCCCATTTTCAAAATGACCTCATTCAGGAAGTGAGGGTCAAGATTTGTGGGGTCAAAGACGTCATGAATGTGTCAAGACTGCAGGAGGCCACTATGAACACAAATTCTGAATTAAATATGTACTACACCACAATCTATGTGCTACTCAGATGACTTTTGAAGACTTGGGGCTAGCTGCATTAAAGTCtgcaatcgtcgctaaacctgttttcagagCTTTGGTGACTATCACTTTTACTGGCCCGTTGCACAAAATGGCTTACCGTGTTTTCCCCCTCAATCGCCCCttttctgatctggccatgcaaattagctaaaaccccatgcaaagtagccaagcgattgatgcactaacattgcttggctatgccaaaaaaaaaacaacaaaaaaaaaacacaaccccaaAGGTTTTAGCTATCGGAAAAAAATGACTGCCTGGgggtttttttcaatggcacagatattttgtgcaaaatatctgtcccataaaaaaaaaaaagaaaaaatagtccCTCACTGCTGATGAAGGCCCTCCCCAATCACCCCTGATGAAAGCTGCACTGggaatcttcccctcccccaatgagAGAAAATGGGCAGGAGGGTTGACCCTCCCACCTGCCATGCCATTCCCACCACCCCCTTGagggaaggggatagagggatatagatagaggattactgcacagctcctggacctgttgggccgccgcgtgagcggactgctggacacgatggacctcaggtctgacccagcagaggcattgcttatgtttttatgttcaaattggcaggagagatgcccattctctcctgccaacGAAGCCCCCCCCTgaaccatccccccctcccccccacctccccccaaaaaaggaggaaagggagagggtaggggatggttcaggggaaggcctctgttggcaggagggagtgggcatccctcctgcctgttttTTCCAGGAGAAAGGGTAGggaattattgggggggggggggtcagtggtgCGGGGTCCAGGACCGGGTGGGGGCATGGCACAGGGGTAtttggccaggcaggagggagtaggcatccctcctgccattttcactgccatATGTGGGGGTCATTGGGGAAGGCCATCAGCgtgggggcttttttcttttttaatggggcagattgtgcgAGTGTAACActcacaacatctgtgccattaaaaaagaaaaagccctaatagcagtgacagaaggctgcttcccctgtcactgctgttaaggctctgcacatgtgtcagtcgCTAACTGAGCGATTGATTTGtcgggtttgcatgcaaacttggtagtgcaTCGATCGCTGGTCcacaatcggccagagaattggccaacagtgatCTAGTTGGTATTGCCGAATGACTTGagtgcatctagcccttggttgtttaaaatgttttatagTGTGAATAGAGATGAAAATCTTGTTACTTAACTCATTTGTTATTTTCTCTGGGAACGCCTAGATTTTACTGCAAGCTGCACTGAACCAGTAATGGTGTATGTGGGATACAAGAATATAGTTAGTACTACTATACTTTCAAAGGTCCTCCTCCAAAGTACTATACTTTGCAACTACTTAAGGGATCCTGTTTTTCCAGACATGTGTAAACATCTCTTGTGGTAAAGAAAGCACAGTGACAATGAACAAAATCGGTTCTTGCTCTAAACAAAATACCTCACAGAAAAGTTCCAAAAATGTGTGCGATTTCCAAATCGTCTTGTGAAAACCTATTCATGCAGATGTTAAACAACTCACATCATAATTATGTCACACTTTTCCCAACTAGAGATCACAAAGCACATTATAAGTCAGAATGTGTGTGCATAGGAAACTAAACACAGTGTGGGAGAAAATGTTGGATTCTAATTCAGGGCTATAATTACTAAGCTGCGTCATGCCAATAATGAAGCACAACTCAGGAAAACAGGTGCTGCGACACACAAAAACTGGTTCATTATTAtgcaaaatgatcaaaatagcTTGTATTAAACTTCGCAAGCTGCATTAGCCATGGAAAGTTACTACCTCATACATCCCTGAGCCCAAGGGATGAAATTCAAGAGGCTGTTGAGTTAGAAAAAATAGTCCTCATCTCCACCAAGCCCCTTAAAAACTCACGCAGACCTTCAAATCACTTGTTAAAAACTGGTATCACCTCCCCACCAGAGCCCCCAATCTTTTGTTAAATATTATGCTCCCCCCGATTATCCCAACCCATATCGAGTTATTCCCCCTACCTAGTCATGGGGGATGGTGCCAAGCCACTGTCACTCCTGCCTCTCCACTTTCTAAAAATGTATTACAAAATGTTCTTATCACCCTTTAAAATAAAGCACACCAAggcagttaataataataataaaaatcatataCAGCGAACACATACAAatcattcattaaaaaaaataaaataaaatcagagtCCTGTTTCACTCCGAACTCTTGCATTTTGGGCAGACAAATTGAATGACTGGTTGGGTAATATTATTATGCGTGCtccatcttattttacttttagaaatttagtaaaaacacagttgtttgatcaatttgtaacctgattcactgtttttaatcttttatcttgtatgtatttctgatgatttgtattgtatttttttcactgattgcccagtacttctcattgtaaaccgcctcgaactattatggctttggcagtatagaagaataaattattattattatccttggCTTCAGTGCTTGCTGATAGACCCACTTTTCAAATCAATCTTCAATTTAGATTAGAAAAATGAAATTTCTATGAACAGAAAGTGTGGCATGGCATTCCAAAGCCAGGCAACAGAACCTGGAGGCCACAAGGCCAGTAACAAGCGAAGCCTGAAATGCAGGAGAGTAGGAAAGAAGGCCAAATATGCAGGTTGATCAGAACTTAAGGCTCTACAGGCAAAAGTTAACATGTTAATAAGTTAAGAGACAGGAAAAAGCCAGTGTGGCTCCTCTCACCGGCAACAGGGTTAACACGGTCAAACTGCTTTGTCCCCACAAATAGCTTCACTACTGCACTTTGAACCAAATGAACTGCATGGGTTCCAttcccaactgctggaacagatctctttgccagtcaggttacaggatatgcacaatgaatatgcatgaaagagatttgtatataatggaggcagcatatgcaaatcaatctcatggaTATTCAGTGGAGGTTTCCTAAATACCTGTCTGGCAAGGGTTATTCCTGGACCCCTACACCAGATCAAGCGTTTTGCATTAGGCCaatgtttcccaagttggtccttcagtacccccttgccagtcaggtttttggcaTATGCATGGCAGAGACTTGCATATgacggaggcagtgtatgcaaatcaatctcatgcatattcagtggagGTTTCCTGAATACCTGTCTGGCAAGAGCACGCCGGGACCCCTGCACCAGATCAAGAATTTTGCATTAGAGTAGTGGTTCCCAAGTTGGTCCTtcagtactcccttgccagtcaggttttcaggatatgcccaatgaatatgcatgaaagagatttgtatataatggaggcagcatatgcaaatcaatctcatgcatattcagtggagGTTTCCTGAATACCTGTCTTGCAAGGGTACGCCAGGTACCCTGTACCAGATCAAGCATTTTGAATTAGGCCaatgtttcccaagttggtcctggagtatccccttgccagtcaggtttttggcaTATGCATATgacggaggcagtgtatgcaaatcaatttcatgcatattcagtggagGTTTCCTGAATACCTGTCTGGCAAGAGCACGCCGGGACCCCTGCACCAGATCAAGAATTTTGCATTAGAGTAGTGGTTCCCAAGTTGGTCCTtcagtactcccttgccagtcaggttttcaggatatgcccaatgaatatgcatgaaagagatttgtatataatggaggcagcatatgcaaatcaatctcatgcatattcagtggagGTTTCCTGAATACCTGTCTTGCAAGGGTACGCCAGGTACCCTGTACCAGATCAAGCATTTTGAATTAGGCCaatgtttcccaagttggtcctggagtatccccttgccagtcaggtttttggcaTATGCATATgacggaggcagtgtatgcaaatcaatctcatgcatattcagtggagGTTTCCTGAATACCTGTCTGGCAAGAGCACGCCGGGACCCCTGCACCAGATCAAGAATTTTGCATTAGAGTAGTGGTTCCCAAGTTGGTCCTtcagtactcccttgccagtcaggttttcaggatatgcccaatgaatatgcatgaaagagatttgtatataatggaggcagcatatgcaaatcaatctcatgcatattcagtggagGTTTCCTGAATACCTGTCTTGCAAGGGTACGCCAGGTACCCTGTACCAGATCAAGCATTTTGAATTAGGCCaatgtttcccaagttggtcctggagtatccccttgccagtcaggtttttggcaTATGCATATgacggaggcagtgtatgcaaatcaatctcatgcatattcagtggagGTTTCCTGAATACCTGTCTGGCAAGAGCACGCCGGGACCCCTGCACCAGATCAAGAATTTTGCATTAGAgtagtgtttcccaagttggtccttcagaacccccttgccagtcaggtttttggcaTATGCATGGCAGAGAATTGCATATGACGGAGGCAGCGTATGCAAATGACGATCCCTGTCCCAGGTGAAGTGGGCGGGGCATCAGCGGGTGGGCCGGGCCCTACCAAGGCCTCGAAGTCCTTGTGCTCCCCGAGCGCGTAGAGGGGCGGGAAAGGCCTGAGCACCGAGTCGCGCTTGTAGCTCTGCAGGGCCGACACGAAGAGGCTCCACTTCAGGTCGGCGGCCAGGGGGTCGCTGCCCAACAGCGCCATGGAGGCTCCAACGGACGCTTCCGGCCTCGCGCGGCCTACGGCGAGCGGGAGGAGCCGAGCGGCGCAACGCGGAAGTCGAAGCGGGCGCGTTCGTTTGACGTCAGAAGCGCAGCCTGCGAGGGACGCCTCTTTTAAAGAAGGCAGGGCTGACGCCGGAAACGTCACGCACGTCACGTGTCCACAGCAACTTCCATCCGGGTCCTGAGTCCTTTGCTTTTTAAAAATGGCGCCAAGTAGTACTAAAAGTGCTGATTGCAGGGGACCTGGatactgggggtgggggtaggaaaTTCAGCAAGCAAAGATTTCTCGCCACCATTTTCTCTGGGGGCAGAAGGCAAAGTTCTTCCTTAGTTCCTCTATTTCACCCTTTCCTTTTTTCTGCAACAGGAACCCAGAATGTTCTACTGCCACTACATATAAAAACACCCTGGATCTTCCATTTAGTACTGCGCCTGGGAAAAGCTTGCTGATCTGTTGCCAGTTTTACTTTTTCCCATGCACTATCATTTAAAACCATTTTGTTCTGCTGCTTCAGTTTAGACCCAACATGGCAAAAACCTGGAGACCTATTCAAATGACTGCACAGCAGATCCATGTCTTGGGACAAACACATGCAAATTCCCTTGGTTTTATCTGTCTCTGTCAGCAACATAACACTCATTCTGGCTTGTTTGCAGAGCATTCATCCATGTAGGTTAGGACTTTGATTCTCTGTTACTCTTCTAAATCTGAGCACAGGACAAAAAAGGCAAAGGCTGGTGGCATTTCAGTCTCATTGATTCATTGAGGCATCTGCGTCTTGAAAGCTCGTGTCTCAATAAACCGACTACTCAGCCTTTGTTACACCAGATTCACACAGATACACTCTCTAGAGATCAAGCGCACGCTCCCCTTGCTGGAGTCAGTTCCTGGCTTGTCCAATAAGGGGAGCTCTTGCCCAGTTTCCGTGTCGCCTAGACCTTGACAGAGCAACAGACCAGAGAGTTgcttggggacagaaatcccacctatccccgccaggatcctctccgtccccacccgtcctcgtcAGGATGCTCTCCGTCCCCACatcatccccgcaaggaattacctccatcccccgcctgtccccataaaaagcagcaattacttctgacaggatcatcaattccagtttcttttgtgtttgcgctgctgttttccttgtggaatctctttggtggaaccctttttttgttttctgttcggtaattaacttataaaccccctcttttactaaggctgacgtgtccattatagtatatggacgaaccctgcttccaaagctttccatccccgtgggaggcCCGTGGGTTAAGGGGAGATTCCCGCGGGaaccccgcgatccccgttcccgtgcagacctctacaacAGATTTCAGGTTCTTGGTGGATTTGTAAACTGAACTTTACTAAGAAGCGGAATTACAAACCCATAGAACTGATGCAATAAAGTAAAACCAGGACTAGCGAAACCCTGATGAAATTTTATTTAGCCTTAACCCCCTTTTTAAAATAAGTGCACAAATGCTAccataaatagggttaccatatggctcagaaaaaaaggacagattgagacatctggattttacttccaccgaaagcaatggacgtaaaacccggatgtctcaatccgtcctcctttttctggaaccatatggtaaccctaaccataaacagtgacgtagcgagggtgagaggtgctgcCCCTCCCATGCCCTTTTTTTTACTCCCACTCCTCTGATTCTGTCTGCTGTGCATGACCtgcccttcccccgtacctcaagttaaagttgttgcttgcggcggtcaacaacatgctcctcgtgTCCCCGtcagttcttcctctgatgtcacttcctatgtgtggcaccCGGAAGGGATGTCggcgggagagccgatgggggttCGAAGGGAGCACGTTGTCTGCCGCAAAGAGGGCACAtggcgtggagggga is part of the Geotrypetes seraphini chromosome 14, aGeoSer1.1, whole genome shotgun sequence genome and encodes:
- the PARP16 gene encoding protein mono-ADP-ribosyltransferase PARP16, encoding MALLGSDPLAADLKWSLFVSALQSYKRDSVLRPFPPLYALGEHKDFEALFADTNALPNLKAFLDSGFEPNERAWNLLMWVLSSKSVTVKSAKKNEYERVRELTGFSSSAVPSPDFLFEIVYCDQTNTNFADVRGNRDLIYAFHGSRLENFHSILHSGLHCHLNKTSLFGEGTYLTSDLSLALLYSPYGQGWQHSLLGSRLSCVALCEIIDHPDVKCQVKKKGSGEQDRKRARVRNSEGGDVPHKYFVVTNNQLVRLKYFLLYSQKQNRQRSCSPPSWISSHRFAVLMVLYLLLLVIISFSNSPAFLYYWNRAFEWKR